The following are encoded together in the Nocardioides thalensis genome:
- a CDS encoding threonine/serine ThrE exporter family protein gives MPDSRPDAPDARQLAQTLDFCLRVGEVLLSSGAGAADVTATMRAVAQSLGVRNPQVDVTFTSLAMSVQTLPDDPPVLQIRSVNQREIDYEDLTRVDHLVRDVVAGRVELTDARARIARIVSSGHARHRWAATVGWGVMCAGIGLQLGGTAAVIAVAFVAAVAIDRSQHAMTKRRVPFFYQQIAGGAIATVLAAVGTRVAEPVVHLDASLVVSANIIMLLAGIGFMGAIQDALSGFYVTGVARLLEAILATAGIIAGVTGGLSLAATVGFELPALEPARTDLVGVSVAAVGAGVGAAAFAFASYAPLRTLVPIGLLAAVALVVTEVVAQQDFGRPWSTGAAAFAVGLVSYTVSGRLRVPPLVVVVPAIVPLLPGLSIYRGLSLLSAEDNPAVGAGLFALVTAISVAIALAAGVILGEYVAQPVKREARRVENRLAGPRLVGVTRTKVRDGWRRRRTSDRPASGD, from the coding sequence CCCGACGCGCCCGATGCGCGCCAGCTCGCGCAGACCCTGGACTTCTGCCTGCGCGTGGGCGAGGTGCTGCTCTCCTCGGGAGCCGGTGCGGCGGACGTGACGGCGACGATGCGCGCGGTGGCCCAGTCGCTCGGCGTGCGCAATCCCCAGGTCGACGTCACGTTCACTTCGCTGGCGATGAGTGTGCAGACGCTGCCGGACGACCCGCCGGTCCTCCAGATCCGCTCGGTGAACCAGCGCGAGATCGACTACGAGGACCTGACCCGGGTCGACCACCTGGTGCGCGACGTGGTCGCCGGCCGGGTCGAGCTGACCGATGCCCGGGCGCGGATCGCGCGGATCGTGTCCTCGGGGCATGCCCGGCACCGGTGGGCGGCGACCGTTGGCTGGGGCGTGATGTGCGCCGGCATCGGCCTCCAGCTGGGTGGTACGGCGGCGGTGATCGCGGTCGCGTTCGTCGCGGCGGTCGCCATCGACCGTTCGCAGCACGCGATGACCAAGAGGCGGGTGCCGTTCTTCTACCAGCAGATCGCCGGTGGTGCCATCGCGACGGTCCTAGCGGCCGTGGGGACCCGGGTCGCCGAGCCGGTGGTGCACCTCGACGCCTCTCTCGTGGTCAGCGCGAACATCATCATGCTGCTCGCCGGGATCGGCTTCATGGGAGCCATCCAGGACGCGTTGTCCGGCTTCTACGTCACCGGGGTGGCGCGCCTGCTCGAGGCGATCCTCGCGACGGCCGGGATCATCGCCGGCGTCACCGGCGGCCTGAGCCTGGCCGCGACCGTCGGCTTCGAGCTGCCGGCACTCGAACCGGCCCGGACCGACCTCGTCGGGGTCAGCGTCGCCGCGGTCGGTGCCGGCGTCGGCGCCGCGGCGTTCGCATTCGCGTCGTACGCACCCCTGCGCACGCTGGTCCCGATCGGGCTGCTGGCGGCGGTCGCGCTCGTGGTGACCGAGGTCGTCGCCCAACAGGACTTCGGCCGCCCCTGGTCGACGGGCGCGGCGGCGTTCGCGGTCGGCCTGGTGAGCTACACGGTCTCCGGGCGGCTCCGGGTGCCCCCGCTGGTCGTCGTGGTGCCCGCCATCGTGCCGCTGCTGCCGGGACTCTCGATCTACCGAGGCCTCTCGCTGCTGAGCGCGGAGGACAACCCGGCCGTCGGCGCCGGCCTCTTCGCCCTCGTCACCGCGATCTCGGTTGCGATCGCTCTCGCTGCCGGCGTGATCCTCGGCGAGTACGTCGCCCAGCCCGTCAAGCGGGAGGCCCGCCGGGTCGAGAACCGGCTCGCCGGCCCGCGCCTGGTCGGCGTCACCCGCACCAAGGTGCGCGACGGGTGGCGGCGCCGCCGTACGTCGGACCGCCCGGCATCAGGCGACTAG